Proteins found in one Crassostrea angulata isolate pt1a10 chromosome 3, ASM2561291v2, whole genome shotgun sequence genomic segment:
- the LOC128178856 gene encoding 39S ribosomal protein L4, mitochondrial-like: protein MLGQTCRKITGSLNVSPRIEFKRYLWRNSICQQKIDITLKYTDEASGSKANKEPTLYEKFLKNPKSVPLITSRKLENCNKYRQPRQAWLETLSTVEDHKLGMLDLHPDIFAVHPRLDILYHNLRWQEFYKKIDYNWTPSRGDLDVSGGKQMPQKGTGRARNRNRSSIMFRTGAKPLGPKGPRALFYMLPKQYRVQGLCTALSFKYAQNNLHIVDSLEIPTDDPEYIQDLIDTRFWGFSALFVDDTDYMPENITYALAEFPSYNILPVYGLNVRDMLKHETLILTLAAVEKIEQKLLFHSSRNKRSSKFSMDTRYDQY, encoded by the exons ATGCTTGGACAAACATGCAGAAAAATTACTGGAAGTCTCAATGTTTCCCCTCGTATAGAGTTCAAG cGATATTTGTGGAGAAACAGCATCTGCCAGCAGAAAATAGACATTACATTGAAATATACAGATGAAGCAAGTGGATCAAAAG CTAACAAAGAACCAACTTTGTACGAGAAATTCTTAAAGAACCCCAAGTCTGTTCCTTTAATCACATCCAGGAAGTTAGAGAACTGCAACAAATACCGACAGCCCCGGCAAGCCTGGCTGGAGACCCTCAGTACTGTAGAGGACCATAAACTGGGCATGCTAGATCTCCACCCAGACATATTTGCTGTACATCCAAG gcTTGACATACTATACCACAATCTTAGATGGCAGGAATTTTACAAGAAAATA GATTACAATTGGACCCCTAGTCGAGGTGACCTTGATGTGTCGGGTGGGAAACAGATGCCCCAGAAGGGAACCGGGAGAGCCAGGAACCGCAACAGGAGCTCCATTATGTTCAGAACAG gtgCCAAGCCACTGGGTCCTAAAGGACCAAGAGCTCTGTTTTACATGTTGCCCAAGCAATACAGAGTTCAGGGCCTTTGTACAGCTCTCTCCTTTAAATATGCTCAGAACAACTTACACATAGTGGACTCATTGGAAATTCCCACAGATGACCCAGAG tACATTCAGGATTTAATCGACACAAGGTTCTGGGGATTCTCCGCCTTATTTGTGGACGA TACTGATTACATGCCAGAAAACATAACTTATGCATTAGCAGAATTTCCTTCCTATAACATCCTACCAGTATATG GATTAAATGTGCGAGATATGTTGAAACATGAAACTTTAATATTGACACTAGCAGCGGTGGAAAAGATTGAACAGAAGCTGTTGTTTCACTCCAGCAGGAACAAGAGAAGTTCCAAGTTCTCTATGGACACAAGATATGACCAGTACtga
- the LOC128178857 gene encoding DNA-directed RNA polymerase II subunit RPB7, whose amino-acid sequence MFYHVSLEHEILLHPRYFGPNLLNIVKQKLFTEVEGTCTGKYGFVIAVTTIDNIGAGTIQPSRGFVVYPVKYKAIVFRPFKGEVLDAVVTQVNKVGLFTEIGPLSCFVSRHSIPANMEFDPNSNPPCYKNKEEDEVIQQDDEIRLKIVGTRVDAKDIFAIGTLMDDYLGAY is encoded by the exons ATGTTTTACCAT GTATCATTAGAGCATGAAATTCTTCTCCATCCACGATATTTTGGACCAAACTTGCTCAACATAGTAAAACAGAAATTATTTACAGAAGTTGAGGGAACTTGCACTGGCAA ATATGGTTTTGTGATAGCAGTGACAACGATTGATAACATAGGAGCAGGCACCATACAACCAAGTCGAGGTTTTGTTGTGTACCCAGTCAAATACAAAGCTATTGTGTTCAGACCTTTTAAGGGCGAGGTTTTGGATGCTGTAGTTACTCAAGTCAACAAG GTTGGATTATTCACAGAAATTGGACCATTATCATGTTTTGTATCAAGACAT TCTATTCCTGCCAATATGGAGTTTGATCCAAATTCCAACCCACCATGTTACAAGAACAAAGAAGAG gaTGAAGTCATTCAGCAAGATGATGAAATTAGATTGAAAATAGTTGGAACAAGGGTTGATGCTAAAGATATT TTTGCAATTGGAACGTTGATGGATGATTATTTAGGTGCGTATTAA
- the LOC128177565 gene encoding serine/threonine-protein kinase Nek2-like isoform X3, whose amino-acid sequence MPSTLDDFDVIGTIGSGSYGTCKKIRRKKDGKILVWKEMEYGTMTESEKQMLVSEVNLLRELKHQHIVRYYDRIIDRSNTTIYIIMEYCDGGDLSVLISKNRREGTYLEEDFVWKMLIQMTSALKECHRRKNGKAVLHRDLKPANIFLDSDNNVKLGDFGLARVLHHETSFAKTFVGTPYYMSPELVNNMSYNEKSDIWSMGCMLYEICALHPPFTASNQQDLNKKICIGDYKRIPSRYSEDLNTIISKLLCVEVKKRPSIEAILVDPIVLRRNRKMDRLERRNSAGSAGADSLHSWEDELKKREKKLEMKEKELKSHERELAIREKMVEDKLKRIELLSKEYRRKSDLSREVSSSGDGDDMDFFDGLHPCLSRGRRDPDSPKKKVSFDMYGKENLRRHERYSDYTVDNLLTKDYTSKYSSDLKDYDNLYEVELAKRRELKDRLFRAKSKVTDLHDLKLDAHIRNRNLLYFR is encoded by the exons ATCCTTGTCTGGAAGGAGATGGAGTATGGCACCATGACAGAGTCGGAGAAACAGATGTTGGTGTCAGAGGTCAACCTCCTGCGCGAGCTGAAGCACCAGCACATTGTGCGCTACTACGACAGAATCATCGACCGCAGCAACACCACGATTTACATCATCATGGAGTACTGCGACGGCGGGGATCTCTCAGTGCTCATCTCCAAGAACAGAAGAGAGGG TACTTATTTGGAAGAAGATTTTGTGTGGAAAATGTTAATACAGATGACTTCAGCTCTAAAAGAGTGCCATCGCAGAAAGAACGGGAAAGCTGTACTCCATAGAGACCTCAAACCAGCCAATATCTTCCTGGACTCTGACAACAATGTCAAACTTGGTGACTTTGGACTCGCACGTGTTCTCCATCATGAAACAAGTTTTGCCAAAACATTTGTTGGAACACCTTACTACATGTCTCCT GAATTGGTCAACAACATGTCCTATAATGAGAAGTCAGACATTTGGTCCATGGGTTGCATGTTGTATGAGATTTGTGCCCTTCATCCCCCTTTCACAGCCAGTAACCAACAAGACCTGAACAAGAAGATCTGCATAGGGGACTACAAAAGGATACCAAGTAGATACTCGGAGGATCTCAACACTATCATCTCCAAGCTTCTCTGTGTAGAG GTTAAAAAAAGACCTAGTATTGAGGCCATTTTAGTAGATCCAATAGTGCTTCGAAGGAACCGTAAAATGGACAGATTGGAGAGACGGAACTCTGCTGGAAGTGCTGGAGCAGACTCGCTACATTCCTGGGAGGACGAGCTCAAAAAGAGGGAGAAGAAGcttgaaatgaaagaaaaggaattaaaaa GTCATGAAAGAGAACTTGCAATCAGAGAGAAAATGGTGGAAGATAAATTGAAAAG AATTGAATTATTGAGTAAAGAATACAGAAGAAAGTCTGACCTATCTCGTGAAGTGTCTTCTTCGGGAGATGGAG ATGACATGGACTTCTTTGATGGTTTACACCCATGCCTTTCAAGAGGGCGAAGAGATCCAGACTCTCCCAAGAAAAAAGTGTCGTTTGATATGTATGGCAAAGAAAATCTTCGCAGACATGAAAGATATTCAGACTACACTGTTGACAACCTCCTAACCAAAGATTATACCTCAAAGTACTCTTCCGATCTCAAAGACTATGATAACTTATATGAAGTAGAACTTGCTAAGAGGAGAGAATTGAAGGATAGACTATTTAGGGCAAAATCCAAAGTAACTGATTTACACGATTTGAAATTAGACGCTCATATACGAAACAGAAATTTGTTGTATTTTAGGTGA
- the LOC128177565 gene encoding serine/threonine-protein kinase Nek2-like isoform X2, producing the protein MHTCSCACGKRPRMPSTLDDFDVIGTIGSGSYGTCKKIRRKKDGKILVWKEMEYGTMTESEKQMLVSEVNLLRELKHQHIVRYYDRIIDRSNTTIYIIMEYCDGGDLSVLISKNRREGTYLEEDFVWKMLIQMTSALKECHRRKNGKAVLHRDLKPANIFLDSDNNVKLGDFGLARVLHHETSFAKTFVGTPYYMSPELVNNMSYNEKSDIWSMGCMLYEICALHPPFTASNQQDLNKKICIGDYKRIPSRYSEDLNTIISKLLCVEVKKRPSIEAILVDPIVLRRNRKMDRLERRNSAGSAGADSLHSWEDELKKREKKLEMKEKELKSHERELAIREKMVEDKLKRIELLSKEYRRKSDLSREVSSSGDGDDMDFFDGLHPCLSRGRRDPDSPKKKVSFDMYGKENLRRHERYSDYTVDNLLTKDYTSKYSSDLKDYDNLYEVELAKRRELKDRLFRAKSKVTDLHDLKLDAHIRNRNLLYFR; encoded by the exons ATCCTTGTCTGGAAGGAGATGGAGTATGGCACCATGACAGAGTCGGAGAAACAGATGTTGGTGTCAGAGGTCAACCTCCTGCGCGAGCTGAAGCACCAGCACATTGTGCGCTACTACGACAGAATCATCGACCGCAGCAACACCACGATTTACATCATCATGGAGTACTGCGACGGCGGGGATCTCTCAGTGCTCATCTCCAAGAACAGAAGAGAGGG TACTTATTTGGAAGAAGATTTTGTGTGGAAAATGTTAATACAGATGACTTCAGCTCTAAAAGAGTGCCATCGCAGAAAGAACGGGAAAGCTGTACTCCATAGAGACCTCAAACCAGCCAATATCTTCCTGGACTCTGACAACAATGTCAAACTTGGTGACTTTGGACTCGCACGTGTTCTCCATCATGAAACAAGTTTTGCCAAAACATTTGTTGGAACACCTTACTACATGTCTCCT GAATTGGTCAACAACATGTCCTATAATGAGAAGTCAGACATTTGGTCCATGGGTTGCATGTTGTATGAGATTTGTGCCCTTCATCCCCCTTTCACAGCCAGTAACCAACAAGACCTGAACAAGAAGATCTGCATAGGGGACTACAAAAGGATACCAAGTAGATACTCGGAGGATCTCAACACTATCATCTCCAAGCTTCTCTGTGTAGAG GTTAAAAAAAGACCTAGTATTGAGGCCATTTTAGTAGATCCAATAGTGCTTCGAAGGAACCGTAAAATGGACAGATTGGAGAGACGGAACTCTGCTGGAAGTGCTGGAGCAGACTCGCTACATTCCTGGGAGGACGAGCTCAAAAAGAGGGAGAAGAAGcttgaaatgaaagaaaaggaattaaaaa GTCATGAAAGAGAACTTGCAATCAGAGAGAAAATGGTGGAAGATAAATTGAAAAG AATTGAATTATTGAGTAAAGAATACAGAAGAAAGTCTGACCTATCTCGTGAAGTGTCTTCTTCGGGAGATGGAG ATGACATGGACTTCTTTGATGGTTTACACCCATGCCTTTCAAGAGGGCGAAGAGATCCAGACTCTCCCAAGAAAAAAGTGTCGTTTGATATGTATGGCAAAGAAAATCTTCGCAGACATGAAAGATATTCAGACTACACTGTTGACAACCTCCTAACCAAAGATTATACCTCAAAGTACTCTTCCGATCTCAAAGACTATGATAACTTATATGAAGTAGAACTTGCTAAGAGGAGAGAATTGAAGGATAGACTATTTAGGGCAAAATCCAAAGTAACTGATTTACACGATTTGAAATTAGACGCTCATATACGAAACAGAAATTTGTTGTATTTTAGGTGA
- the LOC128177985 gene encoding centriolar and ciliogenesis-associated protein HYSL1-like yields the protein MDDDLEFTDDEIRDELSKLGYRSIPSERLQEFKKDLRVLIQHERSKLSRDTSLSSHIQTDASDSFLGPPHRRLEEDSPPGYISREKENRPLRYDHGEPIFKKPLPPQPSQVRGDFALYDSHLDSTKDDFSGSECGSRMVKRKVLRKKTDGSRVIDESFTESESGSVLDINERLRLLGINTDRPSTAPAAEPPYRLSPDDPRPASVILRPSEHPHTRNVRKSDPVARYQQFRQSWTHQRAPGEKKHNQLRWNIREQMLAQDQVVEKKSQRVFVPNKYIVPTDKQRKSLRWQIRMDLAQGQMPAHGFYHEY from the exons ATGGATGATGATTTGGAGTTCACAGATGACGAGATAAGAGATGAATTATCAAAGTTAGGGTACAGAAGCATCCCTAGTGAGAGACTCCAAGAGTTTAAAAAAG atttgaGAGTGCTTATACAACATGAGAGAAGCAAATTATCAAGAGATACCAGTCTGTCATCTCACATCCAGACAGATGCTTCAGACTCTTTCCTAG GTCCACCTCACAGGCGCTTAGAGGAGGACTCTCCTCCAGGTTATATCTCAAGG GAAAAAGAAAACAGACCACTTAGGTATGACCATGGAGAACCTATCTTTAAAAAGCCCCTCCCTCCTCAACCCAGCCAGGTGCGAGGGGACTTTGCACTGTACGACAGTCACCTTGATAGTACCAAGGACGATTTCTCAGGCTCAGAATGTGGCAGCAGGATGGTCAAAAGAAAAGTGCTCAG GAAAAAAACTGATGGGTCCAGAGTCATAGATGAATCCTTCACAGAAAGTGAATCCG GAAGTGTTCTAGACATCAATGAGAGACTGCGGTTGCTGGGGATCAACACTGACAGACCCAGCACAGCACCTGCTGCTGAG CCACCATACCGACTTTCTCCAGATGACCCAAGGCCTGCATCTG TTATTTTGAGACCCTCTGAGCATCCTCACACCAGAAACGTACGCAAGTCAGACCCTGTGGCACGGTACCAACAGTTCCGACAGTCGTGGACTCATCAGCGAGCCCCAGGAGAAAAGAAACACAACCAGCTGCGCTGGAACATCCGAGAACAAATGCTGGCACAGGACCAGGTTGTAGAAAAG AAATCACAAAGAGTATTTGTCCCAAACAAATACATTGTACCTACAGACAAGCAGAGGAAATCGCTGAGGTGGCAGATACGTATGGACCTCGCTCAGGGACAAATGCCTGCTCATGGCTTCTACCATGAATACTGA